A single region of the Anguilla rostrata isolate EN2019 chromosome 11, ASM1855537v3, whole genome shotgun sequence genome encodes:
- the LOC135234761 gene encoding serine protease FAM111A-like: protein MRKEENKSLQSTTETDSGSQIAEQAAGPAQKQGESTPSSATSAPANPSAQERGESTPSSAKSAPANPPAQEQEQERGESTSRSARAIHEILDSKQVADILRSQFKDLVKHIKERENVRGDGKVLELLRQEFGKDTKEFLDVCRVKNWMKRSESVCHIINISDDLVGTGFLLFDRFILTNKHLIKDLNARIYVSFHYENEHLPQKTRLPIKEVIDWAYEWDEEKCWLDYALLELSVSTADLPPPLLTQYGPPIQCGGLCIIGHPESGVKRVDFCSIIDLTQVTIGHTGSVIENEILRWINWNLSIVEENQMIAYHTCFFHGASGSPVFDKYGQVVAMHTAGFRESSTRSAVEYAIPLLPILEHFLSKMAGVRRLDILRRFIEVAMTQDALRPLIAGYIQLVADSPEPMETS, encoded by the coding sequence ATgcgaaaagaagaaaataaatcctTACAGTCTACCACAGAAACCGACTCTGGGTCCCAAATCGCTGAACAAGCAGCAGGACCCGCGCAGAAACAGGGAGAATCCACTCCCAGTTCAGCCACATCGGCACCAGCAAACCCATCTGCACAAGAACGGGGAGAATCTACTCCCAGTTCAGCCAAATCGGCACCAGCAAACCCCCCTgcacaagaacaagaacaagaacggGGAGAATCTACTTCCAGATCAGCCAGAGCAATCCATGAAATCCTTGACTCTAAGCAGGTGGCGGACATCCTGCGCTCCCAGTTTAAAGATCTAGTGAAGCATATTAAGGAGCGAGAGAATGTGAGGGGGGATGGGAAAGTACTGGAGCTGCTGAGGCAGGAGTTTGGGAAGGACACAAAGGAATTCTTGGATGTGTGCAGAGTGAAGAACTGGATGAAGAGGAGTGAATCCGTCTGTCATATCATCAACATCAGTGATGACTTAGTGGGCACAGGCTTCCTGCTCTTTGATCGTTTCATCCtgacaaataaacatttgatcaaGGATTTAAATGCCAGGATTTATGTCAGCTTCCATTATGAAAATGAGCATTTACCCCAAAAAACGCGTCTGCCCATTAAAGAAGTCATTGACTGGGCTTATGAGTGGGATGAAGAGAAATGCTGGCTAGACTATGCTTTATTGGAGCTCAGTGTGAGCACGGCCGATCTGCCCCCACCACTCCTGACCCAGTATGGTCCACCCATACAGTGCGGTGGGTTGTGCATCATTGGACATCCAGAGAGCGGAGTGAAAAGAGTTGATTTCTGCTCCATTATTGATCTTACACAAGTAACAATTGGACATACAGGCTCggttattgaaaatgaaatacttcGGTGGATCAACTGGAACCTTAGTATCGTGGAGGAAAACCAGATGATTGCTTATCACACCTGCTTCTTCCATGGGGCTTCAGGCTCTCCAGTCTTTGACAAGTATGGTCAGGTGGTTGCCATGCACACCGCTGGTTTTAGGGAATCGAGCACCAGGAGCGCGGTTGAGTACGCTATTCCTCTGCTGCCCATACTGGAGCACTTCCTCAGTAAGATGGCGGGAGTACGGAGGCTTGACATTCTTCGAAGGTTCATTGAGGTAGCAATGACACAAGATGCTCTGCGCCCCCTCATTGCTGGCTACATCCAGCTTGTTGCTGACAGTCCTGAGCCAATGGAGACATCATAG